In one Halorhodospira halophila genomic region, the following are encoded:
- a CDS encoding anthranilate synthase component II, whose protein sequence is MILMIDNYDSFTWNLVQYLGELGARVEVVRNDEISADEVRRLRPERIVISPGPCTPNEAGVSLEVVRCLAGEVPILGVCLGHQTIGQVFGGRVVRAREVMHGKTSAVRHRGQGVFAGLPEPLEATRYHSLIVERESLPEELEITAWTEGAHGAVDEIMGLRHRRLPVEGVQFHPESILTSSGHDLLRNFLEQPRAVA, encoded by the coding sequence ATGATCCTGATGATCGACAACTACGACTCGTTCACCTGGAACCTGGTCCAGTACCTGGGTGAGCTGGGTGCCCGGGTCGAGGTGGTGCGCAACGACGAGATCAGTGCCGATGAGGTGCGCCGCTTGCGTCCGGAGCGCATCGTGATCTCGCCAGGGCCCTGCACGCCCAACGAGGCCGGCGTGTCGCTTGAGGTGGTCCGCTGCCTGGCCGGCGAGGTGCCCATCCTCGGCGTCTGTCTCGGGCATCAGACCATCGGGCAGGTGTTCGGTGGCCGCGTGGTCCGGGCCCGCGAGGTCATGCACGGCAAGACGTCCGCGGTGCGTCACCGCGGCCAGGGAGTCTTCGCCGGCCTCCCCGAGCCGCTGGAGGCCACCCGCTACCACTCGCTGATCGTCGAGCGCGAAAGCCTCCCTGAGGAGCTGGAGATCACCGCCTGGACCGAGGGGGCCCACGGCGCCGTCGACGAGATCATGGGTCTGCGCCATCGCCGTCTCCCGGTCGAGGGGGTGCAGTTCCACCCGGAATCGATCCTCACATCGTCCGGCCACGATCTGCTACGCAACTTCCTCGAGCAGCCCCGCGCCGTCGCCTGA